The Chloroflexota bacterium genome window below encodes:
- a CDS encoding PH domain-containing protein — translation MNRWWAKRTMRVWVALAITVLIIGATIWATMQLLADISGAATAWRIDLTTFAWFASAVSGFLISVIMLYRVGSALTLHYRVDRNALTIHWLGNTAVVPMNLITAVEPSVDVKQKPGLLTRFGYTSGVGQANDEQVLNFFSTQPAEQALLLRTTGGSYVITPAQRDSFIQEVESRLNLGVVQVQSEGVVRSTRIAYDFWLNNAVRWALVVGLLLNFAVWGLIAWRYNQLPLEVPIRIDATGAVSGVEAREQLLALPLVGLLAWLINAGFGALVYRTSRAGAFALLIGSSVVQLFLGVAVWVVVRG, via the coding sequence ATGAATCGATGGTGGGCCAAACGAACGATGCGGGTATGGGTTGCCCTAGCAATTACCGTGCTGATCATTGGCGCAACGATTTGGGCAACGATGCAATTGCTCGCTGATATTTCTGGCGCTGCAACCGCATGGCGCATCGATTTAACGACGTTTGCTTGGTTTGCATCAGCAGTTTCGGGCTTTTTGATTAGCGTGATTATGCTGTATCGGGTTGGCAGTGCCTTAACCTTGCACTATCGCGTTGATCGCAATGCCTTGACGATTCACTGGTTGGGCAATACTGCGGTTGTGCCGATGAACTTGATTACAGCGGTTGAGCCAAGTGTTGATGTCAAGCAAAAGCCTGGGTTGCTCACGCGTTTTGGCTATACCAGTGGCGTTGGTCAGGCCAATGATGAGCAGGTTTTGAATTTCTTTAGTACCCAACCCGCCGAACAAGCCCTGCTTTTGCGCACGACTGGCGGCAGTTATGTCATTACCCCAGCCCAACGTGATAGCTTCATCCAAGAGGTCGAAAGCCGCCTCAATTTGGGGGTGGTGCAAGTTCAAAGTGAAGGGGTGGTGCGTTCCACGCGGATTGCCTATGATTTTTGGTTGAATAATGCGGTGCGTTGGGCGCTGGTGGTTGGGCTATTGCTCAATTTTGCAGTTTGGGGCTTAATTGCTTGGCGCTATAATCAACTGCCGCTTGAAGTGCCAATCCGAATTGATGCAACTGGTGCGGTTAGTGGAGTCGAAGCCCGCGAACAACTATTAGCCTTGCCCTTGGTTGGCTTGCTCGCTTGGCTGATCAATGCTGGCTTTGGGGCTTTGGTCTATCGCACGTCACGGGCTGGGGCGTTTGCTTTATTAATTGGTAGCTCGGTGGTTCAACTCTTTTTAGGGGTAGCAGTTTGGGTGGTGGTGCGCGGCTAG
- the uvrB gene encoding excinuclease ABC subunit UvrB, producing the protein MPPLKVHAPYEPRGDQPQAIAQLVNGLNSGLVHQTLLGATGTGKTHTIARVIEQVQRPTLVMAHNKTLAAQLYAEFKEFFPENAVGYFVSYYDAYTPEAYVPSKDLYIEKEAQINEEIDRLRHEATQALFTRSDVIIVASVSAIYGLGSPTDYGQVALKLKTGEIRNRDKVLRTLIDLQFERNDLDFHRGTFRVRGDTLEIFPANAESAFRIEMWGDEIERMVEVDPLTGEILTQKEQIEVFPAKHFIPNADKMQAAIGDIRLELEQQLAHLEGEGKVLEAARLKQRTLYDLEIMEELGYCSGIENYSRHMDRRSEGQTPWTLLDYFADDFLLVIDESHISVPQIRGMFNGDRSRKQTLVDFGFRLPSALDNRPLMFDEFSKHVHQAIYVSATPGVYEYQHHEQVVEQIIRPTGLLDPMVEVRRTRGQIDDLLGEIKQRVDTGSRVLVTTLTKRMAEDLTDYLKEMGVRTQYLHSDVDTIERIDILRDLRLGVFDVLVGINLLREGLDLPEVSLVAILDADKAGFLRSESSLVQIIGRAARHIDGTVLMYADTITPAMDYAISETRRRRQIQERYNQQHGIEPKGIVKAVRDLTEGMKKVAEKPAAYQTAANPDSMTKEELFKVINELEKQMKQAAKDLEFEKAALLRDQLTEMRQTLALIDNTALLESVNHKPRARAVVVAEDPGKRKVKGRSRGKL; encoded by the coding sequence ATGCCACCATTAAAAGTCCATGCACCCTACGAACCGCGTGGCGATCAACCACAGGCGATTGCCCAATTAGTCAATGGATTAAATAGCGGGCTTGTCCACCAAACCTTATTGGGGGCAACAGGGACTGGCAAAACTCATACAATTGCGCGGGTAATTGAGCAAGTTCAACGGCCTACCTTGGTGATGGCGCACAACAAAACCCTCGCAGCGCAGTTGTATGCTGAGTTCAAAGAATTTTTTCCTGAGAATGCCGTAGGCTATTTTGTCTCCTACTACGATGCCTATACCCCCGAAGCCTACGTGCCATCGAAGGATTTGTATATTGAAAAAGAAGCGCAAATCAACGAAGAAATCGATCGTTTGCGCCACGAAGCAACCCAAGCGCTGTTTACCCGCAGCGATGTGATTATCGTGGCCTCGGTTTCGGCGATCTACGGGCTTGGCTCGCCAACTGATTACGGGCAAGTTGCGCTCAAGCTTAAAACTGGCGAGATTCGTAATCGCGATAAAGTGCTGCGAACGCTGATCGATCTGCAATTTGAGCGCAACGATCTTGATTTTCACCGTGGCACTTTCCGCGTGCGTGGCGATACGCTCGAAATCTTTCCGGCCAATGCTGAAAGCGCCTTTCGGATCGAGATGTGGGGCGATGAAATTGAGCGCATGGTCGAGGTTGATCCCTTGACGGGCGAGATTTTGACCCAAAAAGAGCAAATCGAAGTCTTTCCAGCCAAGCACTTTATTCCCAACGCCGACAAAATGCAGGCAGCAATTGGCGATATTCGGCTTGAGCTTGAGCAGCAATTAGCTCATCTCGAAGGCGAAGGCAAAGTGCTTGAAGCGGCACGGCTCAAACAGCGCACACTCTACGATCTCGAAATTATGGAAGAATTGGGCTACTGCTCAGGGATTGAAAACTACAGTCGGCATATGGATCGGCGCAGCGAAGGCCAAACGCCATGGACATTGCTCGATTACTTTGCTGATGATTTTCTCTTGGTGATCGACGAATCGCATATTTCAGTGCCGCAAATTCGTGGGATGTTCAATGGCGACCGTTCGCGTAAGCAAACCTTGGTCGATTTTGGCTTCCGTTTGCCCTCGGCGCTTGATAACCGCCCCTTGATGTTTGATGAATTTTCCAAGCATGTGCATCAAGCAATTTATGTTTCAGCTACGCCTGGGGTCTACGAATATCAACATCATGAACAGGTAGTTGAGCAAATTATTCGGCCAACTGGCTTGCTCGACCCTATGGTTGAAGTGCGGCGCACCCGTGGCCAAATCGACGATTTGCTGGGCGAAATCAAACAGCGGGTTGATACTGGCTCGCGGGTATTGGTCACAACCCTAACCAAGCGCATGGCCGAAGACCTGACCGATTATCTCAAAGAAATGGGTGTGCGCACCCAATATCTCCACTCTGATGTTGATACGATTGAGCGAATCGACATTCTGCGTGATTTACGTTTGGGTGTTTTTGATGTGCTGGTGGGGATCAACCTGTTGCGCGAAGGCTTAGATTTGCCTGAAGTTTCGTTGGTGGCAATTCTCGATGCTGATAAAGCGGGATTCTTACGCTCTGAATCATCGTTGGTCCAAATTATTGGGCGGGCTGCCCGCCACATCGATGGCACGGTGCTGATGTATGCCGATACAATTACCCCTGCCATGGATTATGCAATCAGCGAAACCCGTCGCCGTCGCCAAATTCAAGAGCGCTATAATCAACAACATGGCATCGAACCCAAGGGGATCGTCAAAGCAGTACGCGACTTGACCGAAGGCATGAAGAAAGTTGCTGAAAAACCAGCAGCCTACCAAACCGCAGCCAACCCCGACAGCATGACCAAAGAAGAACTCTTCAAAGTTATCAACGAGCTTGAAAAGCAGATGAAACAAGCCGCCAAAGATCTAGAGTTTGAAAAAGCGGCCTTGCTGCGCGACCAACTGACTGAAATGCGCCAAACCCTAGCCTTGATCGACAACACGGCCTTGCTTGAGAGTGTTAATCACAAGCCACGGGCTAGAGCAGTGGTCGTGGCTGAAGATCCAGGCAAGCGCAAAGTCAAAGGGCGTTCACGCGGCAAACTTTAA
- a CDS encoding DEAD/DEAH box helicase, with protein MTTFTELGLGEATLRAITELGYEEPTPIQAQSIGLMLSGNDIIAQAQTGTGKTAAFSLPTIERIDPKAMGVQALILTPTRELAVQVSDAISAYGKYLNIRALPVYGGQPIDRQLRALKRGVNIVIGTPGRLMDHMERGTLDLSTVRTVVLDEADEMLNMGFVDDIEYILERAPKDRQTALYSATMPDEIARLARKYLKSPQMVTIEREQLTVPQIRQVYYEIGARDKFEVLTRILDLEMPTSAIIFCRTKAMVDELGEKLLARGYGAELLHGDLSQAMRDRVMKRFREEQVEILVATDVAARGLDIEHVSHVINYDIPLDPEAYVHRIGRTGRAGRSGVAVTLVTPRERRQLRTIERMTGAPIQRLRLPTIADVVARRREAFKDNLRELIEQHNEQGGLEQYLVLAEELAEQYSPTDLAAAAFKMMLGEPDLTAEDPLEMVEDEANFDARRGDRRDSRDNGRRGDRRDNGRAGERGGDRGGDRAARGPRGGDRNNGGRSFREEGMTRLFVDIGREQGVRPADIVGAIANESGLPGRAIGAIDIFDNFTFVDVPDDAANRVLAALGRTQIRGVKITPTLARPRR; from the coding sequence ATGACTACGTTTACGGAACTTGGGCTAGGCGAAGCGACGTTGCGGGCAATTACTGAACTTGGCTATGAAGAACCAACTCCAATCCAGGCCCAAAGTATTGGTTTGATGCTCAGTGGCAATGATATTATCGCCCAAGCGCAAACAGGTACCGGCAAAACCGCTGCTTTTTCGTTGCCAACGATCGAACGGATTGATCCCAAAGCCATGGGTGTGCAAGCCTTGATCTTGACCCCAACGCGCGAATTAGCCGTCCAAGTCTCGGATGCTATTTCAGCGTATGGCAAATATTTGAATATTCGTGCCTTGCCAGTCTATGGTGGTCAACCAATTGATCGCCAACTTCGCGCTTTGAAGCGTGGGGTCAATATCGTCATTGGCACGCCTGGCCGTTTGATGGACCACATGGAACGTGGCACGCTTGATCTTTCGACCGTGCGCACCGTGGTGCTCGACGAAGCCGACGAAATGCTCAACATGGGCTTTGTTGATGATATTGAATATATTTTGGAACGCGCTCCCAAGGATCGCCAAACCGCTTTATATTCAGCTACCATGCCCGATGAAATCGCGCGTTTGGCTCGCAAATACTTGAAATCACCCCAAATGGTGACGATCGAACGCGAACAATTGACTGTGCCGCAAATTCGTCAAGTCTATTATGAAATTGGCGCACGCGATAAATTTGAAGTGCTCACACGGATTCTTGACCTTGAAATGCCAACCTCGGCGATTATTTTCTGCCGCACCAAGGCCATGGTCGATGAGCTTGGTGAAAAATTGTTGGCTCGTGGCTATGGCGCTGAATTGCTGCACGGCGATTTGAGCCAAGCTATGCGCGATCGCGTGATGAAGCGCTTCCGCGAAGAACAAGTGGAAATCTTGGTTGCAACCGATGTTGCTGCCCGTGGTTTGGATATTGAACATGTCAGCCACGTGATCAACTATGATATTCCGCTTGATCCTGAGGCCTATGTTCACCGGATTGGCCGAACTGGTCGGGCTGGCCGTTCGGGTGTTGCCGTAACCTTGGTAACTCCACGCGAACGCCGCCAACTGCGCACGATCGAACGCATGACTGGTGCTCCAATTCAGCGCTTGCGCTTGCCAACAATTGCCGATGTGGTTGCCCGCCGCCGCGAAGCATTCAAAGATAACTTGCGTGAATTGATCGAGCAACACAACGAACAAGGTGGTTTGGAGCAATATTTGGTCTTGGCTGAAGAATTGGCCGAACAATATTCACCAACCGATTTGGCTGCTGCTGCCTTCAAGATGATGCTTGGCGAACCAGATTTGACCGCCGAAGATCCTTTAGAAATGGTTGAAGACGAAGCCAACTTCGATGCTCGCCGTGGTGATCGCCGCGATAGTCGCGATAATGGTCGCCGTGGCGATCGCCGCGATAATGGTCGCGCTGGTGAACGTGGTGGCGATCGCGGTGGCGATCGTGCTGCCCGTGGGCCACGCGGTGGTGATCGCAACAACGGTGGCCGCTCGTTCCGCGAAGAAGGCATGACCCGTTTGTTTGTAGATATTGGTCGCGAACAAGGTGTGCGCCCAGCTGATATTGTTGGCGCAATTGCCAACGAATCAGGCTTGCCAGGCCGCGCAATCGGCGCAATCGACATTTTCGATAACTTCACCTTTGTTGATGTGCCAGATGATGCTGCAAACCGCGTGTTGGCTGCCCTTGGTCGAACCCAAATTCGCGGTGTGAAAATCACCCCAACCTTGGCTCGCCCACGTCGCTAA
- a CDS encoding phosphatase PAP2 family protein, translating to MQFDLLERLQQWHNPVLDRLFLWITNIGGEDFYLLLGPLIFWCVGINLGVRLLVMLLGSFYTNAWLKDWFDTARPAAAHPERFVLSEGAKATALEDDGSWSPSFPSGHAQHTLVFWAFVGLWLRQRWAWAMAGIMILLVSFSRLYLGVHWPIDILGGWFFGSLIVVASIYLTPIISNLPSKQQEGLALALAAISLIGLLVDPGADRVKMLGFLAGSLGTLGLQQRYAQFQVQTIWWRQLIKIGLGISIVFVLRALLKSVLPETLIADGIRYLIIGVWTTFGAPLLFRLTIAKPAAN from the coding sequence ATGCAATTCGATTTGCTTGAACGTTTGCAGCAATGGCATAACCCAGTGCTTGATCGGCTGTTTTTGTGGATTACCAATATTGGCGGCGAGGATTTTTACCTGCTGCTTGGGCCGCTGATTTTTTGGTGTGTTGGAATCAACTTAGGCGTTCGATTGTTGGTGATGTTGCTTGGCTCGTTTTATACCAATGCTTGGCTGAAAGATTGGTTTGATACTGCTCGACCTGCCGCTGCCCATCCTGAGCGATTTGTATTGAGTGAAGGCGCTAAAGCTACCGCGCTCGAAGATGATGGCTCGTGGAGTCCTTCGTTTCCCAGCGGCCATGCCCAACATACTTTGGTTTTTTGGGCGTTTGTTGGATTGTGGCTGCGCCAGCGCTGGGCTTGGGCCATGGCTGGCATTATGATTTTGCTGGTTAGCTTTTCGCGGCTCTATTTGGGTGTGCATTGGCCGATTGATATCCTTGGTGGTTGGTTTTTTGGCAGTTTAATTGTGGTTGCCAGTATCTATCTCACGCCAATTATCAGCAATTTGCCAAGCAAACAGCAAGAAGGCTTGGCCTTAGCGCTTGCCGCGATCAGTTTAATTGGCTTATTGGTCGATCCTGGTGCTGATCGAGTTAAGATGCTTGGCTTTTTGGCTGGTTCGTTGGGCACGTTGGGTTTGCAACAACGCTACGCTCAATTTCAGGTGCAAACGATTTGGTGGCGGCAATTGATCAAAATTGGGCTGGGCATTAGCATTGTATTTGTGTTGCGGGCGCTGCTCAAAAGCGTTTTGCCCGAAACGCTGATTGCTGATGGTATCCGTTATTTGATCATTGGTGTATGGACGACTTTTGGTGCACCATTGCTATTTCGTTTGACGATCGCTAAACCTGCGGCAAATTGA